In the genome of Streptomyces lydicus, the window GGAGACGGCGATGAGCGCAGCCGACGACGGCACGGACCGCAGCCTCGGACAGCTGGTGGCCACGGCCACGGCCGAAATGTCCGCGCTGGTGCACGACGAGATCGCGCTGGCCAAGGCGGAGTTCCGCCAGGACGCCAAGCGGGCGGGCATCGGCAGTGCCGCGTTCATGGTCGCGGGCGCGCTGGCACTGTTCGCGCTGCCGGTGCTGAGCTTCGCCGCGGCCTACGGCATCCACAACCTCGGACTCGGGCTCGCCTGGTCCTTCCTGATCGTCGGCGGCGCCTTCCTGATCCTCGCCGGCCTGCTGGCCCTCATCGCGATGGCCAAGATGAAGAAGATCAAGAAGCCGGAGAAGTCCATCAACTCGGCCAAGGAGACCGCGGCCGTGCTCCAGAAGGCCAAGCCGCACCCGCGCCTGGCCCCGGTGGAACACCCGGCGCTGGAGTCTGTGACACGCTCATCGGTATGACAGCCCCTGACAGCACCGCCTCGGTCGTACGACTCGGCATCCCCGGCGGGAAAGAGGTGTCGCACCGCGACGTCGCGGCCAACGGCGCCCGCTTCCACATCGCGGAGCTGGGCGAAGGCCCGCTGGTGCTGCTGCTGCACGGCTTTCCGCAGTTCTGGTGGACCTGGCGGCACCAGCTCACCGCCCTGGCCGAGGCGGGCTTCCGCGCGGTGGCGATGGACCTGCGGGGCGTCGGCGGCAGCGACCGCACGCCCCGCGGCTACGACCCGGCGAATCTCGCACTGGACGTCACGGGCGTCATCAGGTCCCTGGGCGAGCCGGACGCCGCGCTCGTCGGGCACGACCTGGGCGGCTACCTGGCCTGGACGGCGGCGGTGATGCGGCCCAAGCTGGTGCGCCGGCTGGTCGTGTCCTCGATGCCGCACCCGCGGCGCTGGCGCTCGGCGATGCTCGCCGACGTCCGGCAGAGCGCCCGGAGTTCGCACATCTGGAACTTCCAGCGGCCCTGGCTGCCCGAACGCGCGCTGACGGCGGACGGTGCGGCGCTGGTGGGCCGGATGATCCGCGACTGGTCCGGGCCCCGGCAGCCGGAGGACGAGGCGATCGCGGTCTACCAGCGGGCGATGAGCATCCCGTCGACCGCGCACTGCTCGATCGAGCCGTACCGCTGGATGGTGCGGTCGATGGCGCGCCCCGACGGACTCCAGTTCAACCGCCGGATGAAGATGCCCGTACGGGTCCCCACGCTGCATCTGCACGGCTCGCTCGACCCCGTGATGCGCACCCGCAGCGCGGCCGGCTCCGGCCAGTACGTCGAGGCGCCGTACCGCTGGCGGCTGTTCGACGGCCTGGGCCACTTCCCGCACGAGGAGGACCCGGTGGCGTTCTCCACGGAGCTGATCAACTGGCTCAAGGACCCGGAACCGGATCGCTGAGCGGCCGCGCGCGGGAGCGCACCGGCGGCAACAGGGGTTTCGGGCCCGACCGTTGAGGGCCGTCCGTGGGCACCTGTTGTGCATACCGGCCGTGGACGCCTCCGTGCGCCCGGTTCCGTCATGCCTCCGTACCCCGCTGACCGGGCGGCGCGAACCGCTCGGCGGGGCTCATCCGCCCGAAGCTCGAACGCGCGTATGACGAACAGCCACTTGCCTGGCGCATAGGCCAATTGGCGGCCCCCGAGGCGGTTACGGACCTTGGGCCACGGGCAGAGTCGAGGGTATGGGCTGGACGCACGACTACCGTGACGTGGCACGCAACCGCCGCAGCAGTGCCGCTGTAGTGGGTACTCAGGACAGGGGAACCCCGGACCTCGGGTCCGGCCAATCCCCCGACCCGGCGCACCCCATGGGCATCCCGCGCATCCTGCGCCGCAGAGCGCGCTGGATGAGCGCGCGGCTACGCCATCCCCGTACCTGAACCACGGCGCGCCTGAATTCACGCTGCACCTGAATTCACGGCGTGCCCGAATCCACGGCGTAGCTCCATCGGCCGCGCCGCCGGCAGGGCGCGGGAAGCACCTCTCCCCGCCCCTGAAGCGCCCCAAGGCGCGTGTCCGGCGCCGCGACCGGCCGCCGCCCCGGCTGTCCGCTAGATGGCGCAGCCCTGGCTGTCGACCTGCTGCCGGGCCGTACGTCCCTTGAGGACGTCCTGGCGGACCTCGTCGGCGGTCAGTGCATAGCCGGTGTGCGAGTCGTCCAGCGACTTCGCGAAGACGACGCCGTAGACCTTGCCCTGCGGGGTGAGCAACGGGCCGCCGGAGTTGCCCTGCCGGACCGTGGCGAAGAGGGAGTAGACGTCGCGGCCGACCGTGCCGCGGTGGTAGATGTCCGGGCCGTTGGCCCGGATGCGGCCGCGGATACGGGCGGAGCGGACGTCATAGCCGCCGTTCTCCGGGAAGCCGGCGACGATGGCGCTGTTGCCGCTGTTCGCGTCCCCGCCCGCGAACTGCAGCGCCGGCGCCTCCAGGGAGGGCACTTCCAGGACCGCGATATCGCGCCGCCAGTCGTAGATCACGACCTTGGCGTCGTACGTACGGCCCTCGCCGCCCACCTGGACGGTCGGCTCGCGCACACCGCCCACCACATGGGCGTTGGTCATCACGCGGTGCCGGCCGAAGACGAAGCCGCTGCCTTCGAGGACCTTGCCGCAGCCGGGGGCCGTGCCGACGACCTTGACGATGCTGCGCCTGGCCTGCGCCGCCACCGGGCTGGAGGCCAGCCGGGGGTCGGGCGCCGGCACGTCGTGGATCGGCTCGTTGGAGAACGGTGTGAAGACCTGCGGGAAGCCGTTCTGCGCGAGGACCGAGGAGAAGTCCGCGAACCAGGTGCTGGCCTGCTGGGGCATCACCCGGGACACACCGAGCAGCACCTTGGAATTGCGGACCTCCTTGCCGAGCGTCGGCAGGGAGGTACCGGCCAGCGCCGAGCCGATCAGCCAGGCGACCAGCAGCATCGCCAGGACGTTGACCAGCGCGCCGCCGGTCGCGTCCAGGGCTCTCGCCGGTGACCAGGTGATGTGGCGGCGCAGTTTGTTGCCCCAATGGGTGGTGAGCGCCTGGCCCACGGATGCGCACACGATCACGATGGCAACCGCCGCGATGGCCGCGAAGCTGCCGGGTGTCGCATCTCCGGTGATCTCGTTCCAGATCACGGGCAGCAGATAGACCGCGATCAGACCGCCTCCGAGGAAGCCGATCACGGACAGGATGCCGACGACAAAGCCTTGCCGATAGCCGATGATCGCGAACCACACGGCCGCGACCAGTAGCAAGATGTCCAGGACGTTCACGCCGGACACCGTCTCACGAGCGCCAGTCCAGTGGGACCGCCTTGTCACGGTCCCACGGAATCTCCCAGCCTGCGTAGTGCAGCATCCGGTCGATCACTCCGGCCGTAAAACCCCAGACCAGGGCATTCTCGACAAGGAACGCAGGTCCGGTGTGGCCACTGGGATGGCGGGTCGTCACCCGATGGGCCGGATCCGTGAGATCTGCCACGGGAACCGTGAAGACCCGGGCGGTCTCCGCCTGGTCGACCGCGCCGACCGGGCTCGGCCGGCGCCACCACCCCAGGACCGGCGTCACCACGAAGCCGCTGACGGGGATGTAGAGCCGCGGCA includes:
- a CDS encoding phage holin family protein — translated: MSAADDGTDRSLGQLVATATAEMSALVHDEIALAKAEFRQDAKRAGIGSAAFMVAGALALFALPVLSFAAAYGIHNLGLGLAWSFLIVGGAFLILAGLLALIAMAKMKKIKKPEKSINSAKETAAVLQKAKPHPRLAPVEHPALESVTRSSV
- a CDS encoding alpha/beta fold hydrolase; its protein translation is MTAPDSTASVVRLGIPGGKEVSHRDVAANGARFHIAELGEGPLVLLLHGFPQFWWTWRHQLTALAEAGFRAVAMDLRGVGGSDRTPRGYDPANLALDVTGVIRSLGEPDAALVGHDLGGYLAWTAAVMRPKLVRRLVVSSMPHPRRWRSAMLADVRQSARSSHIWNFQRPWLPERALTADGAALVGRMIRDWSGPRQPEDEAIAVYQRAMSIPSTAHCSIEPYRWMVRSMARPDGLQFNRRMKMPVRVPTLHLHGSLDPVMRTRSAAGSGQYVEAPYRWRLFDGLGHFPHEEDPVAFSTELINWLKDPEPDR
- a CDS encoding MarP family serine protease, coding for MNVLDILLLVAAVWFAIIGYRQGFVVGILSVIGFLGGGLIAVYLLPVIWNEITGDATPGSFAAIAAVAIVIVCASVGQALTTHWGNKLRRHITWSPARALDATGGALVNVLAMLLVAWLIGSALAGTSLPTLGKEVRNSKVLLGVSRVMPQQASTWFADFSSVLAQNGFPQVFTPFSNEPIHDVPAPDPRLASSPVAAQARRSIVKVVGTAPGCGKVLEGSGFVFGRHRVMTNAHVVGGVREPTVQVGGEGRTYDAKVVIYDWRRDIAVLEVPSLEAPALQFAGGDANSGNSAIVAGFPENGGYDVRSARIRGRIRANGPDIYHRGTVGRDVYSLFATVRQGNSGGPLLTPQGKVYGVVFAKSLDDSHTGYALTADEVRQDVLKGRTARQQVDSQGCAI